The Blattabacterium cuenoti genome includes a region encoding these proteins:
- the rpoC gene encoding DNA-directed RNA polymerase subunit beta', with amino-acid sequence MNRKKNNRFNKITIRLASPEVILKESHGEVLKPETINYRTHKPERDGLFCEKIFGPVKDYECACGKYKRIRYKGIVCDRCGVEVTEKKVRRERMGHISLVVPVAHIWCFRSSPNKIGYLLGLPSKKLEMIIYYERYVVIQGGVGVRSDGSSLEKGDFLTEEEYLQVLNKLPKDNQLLEDSDSNKFIAKMGAECIEDLLNRVDLDILSIELRNQAHNETSKQRRIEALKRLQVVESFREGKKNGGNPSWMIIHVLSVIPPELRPLVPLDGGRYAASDMTDLYRRVLIRNNRLKRLIEIKAPEVILRNEKRMLQEAVDSLFDNSRKISAVKSEANRPLKSLSDALKGKQGRFRQNLLGKRVDYSARSVIVVGPHLKLHECGLPKDMAAELYKPFIIRKLIERGIVKTVKSSKKIIDKRDPMIWDILENVLKGHPILLNRAPTLHRLGIQAFQPKLIEGKAIQLHPLVCAAFNADFDGDQMAVHLPLSHGAILEAQLLMLASQNILNPANGSPITVPSQDMVLGLYYMTKPLLSNKKIKVKGEGLIFYSPEEVEIAYNQRVVDLHASIKVKVLIREEKKFFSKIIETTVGRVLFNQVVPKKVGFINESLTKKSLREIIGRILHLTDVPTTANFLDDIKELGFYNAFKGGLSFGLGDIIIPDNKKDMVNHAIKQVDNVKTNYNMGLITNNERYNQVIDIWTTTNAMLTEKVMKYMREDRKGFNPVYMMLDSGARGSKEQIRQLSGMRGLMAKPKKAGSSGGEIIENPILSNFREGLSILEYFISTHGARKGLADTALKTADAGYLTRRLVDAAQDVIIKVEDCQTLRGLEISALKKNEEIVETLFNRILGRTSLNDIYNKKNQLIVSSGEIIDEKIAEVIEKSGIEIVDVRSPLTCEARMGICSKCYGRNLSTGEIVKKGEAVGVIAAQSIGEPGTQLTLRTFHVGGTAGNITESSQVKAKYDGIVEFEDLKIVKTKRDPIGIVVSRSTEMKLFKFNKSSVLMMNNIPYGASLYVKHGDQLKAGDIICKWDLYNAVIVSEFSGIISYQNLEQGVTFQIEIDEQTGFQEKVVMEVRNKNLIPTLKIINEQDEELKVYNLPVGAHLMVEDGEKIDVGKILVKVPRRSAKSGDITGGLPRLSELFEARNPSNPAVVSEIDGIVSHGKIKRGNREIIVESKTGEIRKYLVKLSSQILVQENDYVKAGMPLSDGAVTPNDILNIKGPRAVQEYLIKEIQEVYRLQGVKINDKHFEVIVLQMMRKVEVIDVGDTKFLEGNIEYRDDFIEENDKISQMKVVEDPGDTEIFKKGDIVNLRDLRNENAVLKYKNKRLIIMRNAIAATARPILQGITKAALQTKSFISAASFQETTKVLSEAAISSKVDYLHGLKENVIVGHKIPAGTGLREYENLSPDIL; translated from the coding sequence ATGAATAGAAAAAAAAACAACAGATTTAATAAAATAACTATTCGATTAGCTTCTCCGGAAGTCATATTGAAAGAATCTCATGGAGAAGTATTAAAACCAGAAACAATTAATTATAGAACTCACAAACCGGAAAGAGATGGACTTTTTTGTGAAAAAATTTTTGGTCCAGTAAAAGACTATGAATGTGCTTGTGGTAAATATAAAAGAATTCGTTATAAAGGTATTGTTTGTGATAGATGTGGAGTTGAAGTTACTGAAAAAAAAGTAAGGAGAGAACGTATGGGACATATAAGTCTTGTAGTCCCCGTTGCTCATATTTGGTGTTTTCGATCATCTCCTAATAAAATTGGATATTTATTAGGGTTACCTTCTAAAAAACTTGAAATGATTATTTACTATGAACGATATGTTGTTATTCAAGGAGGAGTTGGGGTTCGTTCAGATGGATCTTCATTAGAAAAAGGAGATTTTCTTACTGAAGAAGAATATTTACAAGTTTTAAATAAACTTCCAAAAGATAATCAATTATTAGAAGATTCTGACTCGAATAAATTTATAGCTAAAATGGGAGCAGAATGTATAGAAGATCTTTTAAATCGAGTTGATTTAGATATTCTATCTATAGAATTAAGAAATCAAGCTCATAATGAAACATCTAAACAAAGACGAATTGAAGCATTAAAACGTTTACAAGTTGTTGAATCTTTTAGGGAAGGAAAAAAAAATGGAGGAAATCCATCTTGGATGATTATTCATGTATTATCAGTAATACCTCCTGAATTACGTCCTTTAGTTCCATTAGATGGAGGACGTTATGCTGCTTCTGATATGACTGATTTATATCGTCGCGTATTGATAAGAAATAATCGTTTAAAAAGACTTATAGAAATTAAAGCTCCTGAAGTAATTTTACGAAATGAAAAAAGAATGTTACAAGAAGCAGTGGATTCTCTTTTTGATAATTCAAGAAAAATTTCTGCTGTTAAATCAGAAGCAAATCGTCCTTTAAAATCTTTATCTGATGCATTGAAAGGGAAACAAGGTCGTTTTCGACAAAATCTTCTTGGAAAAAGAGTAGATTATTCAGCTCGATCTGTTATTGTTGTAGGACCACATTTGAAATTACATGAGTGTGGATTACCTAAAGATATGGCTGCAGAGCTTTATAAGCCTTTTATTATACGTAAATTAATTGAAAGAGGAATTGTTAAAACAGTAAAATCTTCAAAAAAAATTATTGATAAAAGAGATCCTATGATATGGGATATTTTAGAAAATGTTTTAAAAGGACATCCTATATTATTGAATAGAGCTCCTACGTTACATAGATTAGGAATTCAAGCTTTTCAACCTAAATTGATAGAAGGAAAGGCTATTCAATTACATCCTTTAGTTTGTGCTGCTTTTAATGCAGATTTTGATGGAGATCAAATGGCAGTTCATTTACCATTATCTCATGGAGCTATATTAGAAGCTCAACTTTTAATGTTAGCTTCTCAAAATATATTAAACCCGGCTAATGGATCTCCTATTACTGTTCCTTCTCAAGATATGGTATTAGGATTATATTATATGACTAAACCTTTATTATCAAATAAAAAAATAAAAGTAAAAGGAGAAGGACTTATTTTTTATTCTCCAGAAGAAGTTGAAATAGCATATAATCAGAGAGTTGTAGATTTACATGCTTCAATTAAAGTTAAAGTTCTTATTCGTGAAGAAAAAAAATTTTTTTCTAAAATCATAGAAACTACTGTAGGAAGAGTATTATTTAATCAAGTAGTACCTAAAAAAGTAGGATTTATTAATGAATCTCTTACAAAAAAATCTCTTAGAGAGATTATAGGAAGAATATTACATCTTACAGATGTACCTACTACTGCTAATTTTTTAGATGACATTAAAGAATTAGGTTTTTATAATGCGTTTAAAGGTGGTTTATCTTTTGGATTAGGAGATATAATTATTCCTGATAATAAAAAAGATATGGTAAATCATGCAATTAAACAAGTAGATAATGTAAAAACGAATTATAATATGGGATTAATTACAAATAATGAACGTTATAATCAAGTAATTGATATATGGACTACTACTAATGCTATGCTTACGGAAAAAGTAATGAAATATATGCGAGAAGATAGAAAAGGATTTAATCCTGTATATATGATGTTAGATTCTGGAGCAAGAGGTTCTAAAGAACAAATACGTCAGCTTTCTGGAATGCGTGGTTTAATGGCAAAACCTAAAAAAGCAGGGTCTTCTGGAGGAGAAATTATTGAAAATCCTATTTTATCCAATTTTAGAGAAGGGCTTTCTATTTTAGAATATTTTATATCTACTCATGGTGCTCGTAAAGGATTAGCGGACACAGCATTAAAAACTGCAGATGCTGGATACCTTACAAGACGTTTAGTAGATGCAGCTCAAGATGTTATTATAAAAGTGGAAGATTGTCAAACTTTAAGAGGATTAGAAATTTCTGCATTAAAAAAAAATGAAGAAATAGTGGAAACCTTATTTAATAGAATTTTAGGACGTACATCTTTAAATGATATTTATAATAAAAAAAATCAATTGATAGTTTCTTCAGGAGAAATAATTGATGAAAAAATAGCAGAAGTTATTGAAAAATCTGGAATAGAAATAGTGGATGTTCGATCTCCTTTAACTTGTGAAGCTAGAATGGGTATTTGTTCTAAATGTTATGGTCGTAATTTATCTACAGGAGAAATTGTTAAAAAAGGCGAAGCAGTTGGAGTAATTGCAGCACAATCTATTGGAGAACCAGGAACTCAATTAACTTTACGTACTTTTCATGTTGGAGGAACAGCAGGAAATATTACAGAGTCATCACAAGTAAAAGCAAAATATGATGGAATAGTAGAATTCGAAGATTTAAAAATTGTGAAAACAAAACGGGATCCAATAGGAATAGTGGTTTCTCGATCTACAGAAATGAAACTTTTCAAGTTTAATAAATCATCTGTTTTAATGATGAATAATATACCTTATGGTGCATCTTTATATGTGAAACATGGGGATCAATTAAAAGCAGGAGATATAATTTGTAAATGGGATTTATATAATGCAGTTATTGTTTCAGAATTTTCTGGTATAATATCTTATCAAAATTTAGAACAAGGTGTTACTTTTCAAATAGAAATTGATGAACAAACTGGATTTCAAGAAAAAGTAGTAATGGAGGTTAGAAATAAAAATTTGATCCCAACGCTAAAAATTATCAATGAACAAGATGAAGAATTAAAAGTATATAATTTACCAGTAGGTGCTCATTTGATGGTAGAAGATGGAGAAAAAATAGATGTAGGAAAAATATTAGTTAAGGTACCAAGAAGAAGTGCTAAATCAGGAGATATAACAGGTGGATTACCCCGTCTTTCTGAATTATTTGAAGCTCGTAATCCATCTAATCCAGCTGTAGTATCAGAAATAGATGGAATAGTGAGTCATGGAAAAATTAAAAGAGGAAATAGAGAAATTATTGTAGAATCTAAAACAGGAGAAATCAGAAAATATCTTGTTAAATTGTCTAGTCAAATATTGGTGCAGGAAAATGATTATGTAAAAGCAGGAATGCCTTTATCAGATGGAGCAGTTACTCCTAATGACATTTTAAATATAAAAGGACCTAGAGCTGTTCAAGAATATTTAATAAAAGAAATACAAGAAGTATACCGTTTACAAGGTGTAAAAATTAATGATAAACATTTTGAGGTCATCGTTTTACAAATGATGAGAAAAGTAGAAGTTATAGATGTAGGGGATACAAAATTTTTAGAAGGTAATATTGAATATAGAGATGATTTTATAGAAGAAAATGATAAAATATCTCAAATGAAAGTAGTTGAAGATCCTGGAGATACTGAAATCTTTAAAAAAGGAGATATTGTTAATTTGAGAGATCTTAGAAATGAAAATGCAGTTTTAAAATATAAAAATAAAAGATTAATAATAATGAGAAATGCAATTGCTGCTACAGCAAGACCTATATTACAAGGTATAACAAAAGCAGCGTTACAAACTAAATCTTTTATATCTGCAGCTTCATTTCAAGAAACAACAAAAGTTTTAAGTGAAGCTGCTATAAGTAGTAAAGTTGATTACTTACATGGATTAAAAGAAAATGTTATTGTAGGACACAAAATACCAGCAGGAACTGGATTAAGAGAGTATGAAAATCTTTCTCCAGATATTTTGTAA
- a CDS encoding bifunctional folylpolyglutamate synthase/dihydrofolate synthase has product MNYTKTIQWIFDRLPIYQKIGLKSYKPGLERIQNFCSYLGNPQNYFKSIHVGGTNGKGSTVHMLSSILQEEKYKIGLFTSPHLVDFRERITYNGIFIEEDFIVDFINKNKKFIEEKKISFFEMNTALAFQYFKEKKVNIAIIEVGMGGRLDSTNLIIPEISVITNISLDHTETLGNNPFKIALEKAGIIKKNVTVIIGRKISKHIRLFFLKEALKKNAPIYFSIKSEKDFQYKMPFQANYQNLNRSIVLKIINILHHRKNIIISNESIKKGFKNVIKNTSFKGRWHILQKKRPKIICDIAHNEEGIYLINKQLKKESYDELHLILGFVKEKKVDQLLRYFPIESFYYFCQPNIDRKYSIHNLKKLVNKIFKNRKKINFFTSVKEAFLHAKNKANDNDLIFISGSTFVVSEILLDTSIL; this is encoded by the coding sequence TTGAATTACACAAAAACAATTCAATGGATTTTTGATCGTCTTCCAATTTATCAAAAAATTGGATTGAAATCATATAAGCCAGGATTAGAAAGAATACAAAATTTTTGTTCTTATTTAGGAAATCCACAAAATTATTTTAAAAGCATTCATGTAGGGGGAACAAATGGAAAAGGATCAACAGTGCATATGTTATCTTCTATTTTACAAGAAGAAAAATATAAAATAGGGTTATTTACTTCTCCTCATTTAGTAGATTTTAGAGAAAGAATAACTTATAATGGTATTTTCATAGAAGAGGATTTTATCGTAGACTTTATAAATAAAAATAAAAAATTTATAGAAGAAAAAAAAATTTCATTTTTTGAAATGAATACGGCTTTAGCTTTTCAATATTTTAAAGAAAAAAAGGTAAATATAGCAATTATTGAAGTAGGGATGGGAGGAAGATTAGATTCTACTAATCTGATTATTCCAGAAATATCTGTAATTACAAACATTAGTTTAGATCATACAGAAACACTCGGAAACAATCCATTCAAAATTGCTTTAGAAAAAGCAGGAATTATAAAGAAAAATGTAACAGTAATAATAGGAAGAAAAATATCGAAACATATTCGATTATTCTTTCTTAAAGAAGCTTTAAAAAAAAATGCTCCAATTTATTTCTCTATCAAATCTGAAAAAGATTTTCAATATAAAATGCCTTTTCAAGCAAATTATCAAAATTTAAATAGAAGTATAGTATTAAAAATTATAAATATTTTACATCATAGAAAAAATATAATAATATCTAATGAATCAATAAAAAAAGGATTTAAAAATGTAATAAAAAATACTTCCTTTAAAGGAAGATGGCATATTTTACAAAAAAAAAGACCAAAAATTATTTGTGATATAGCTCATAATGAAGAAGGTATATATTTGATAAATAAACAATTAAAAAAAGAATCATATGATGAATTGCATTTAATTTTAGGTTTTGTGAAAGAAAAAAAAGTGGATCAGTTGTTAAGATATTTTCCTATTGAATCTTTTTACTATTTTTGTCAACCCAATATAGATAGAAAATATTCTATTCATAATTTGAAAAAATTAGTCAATAAAATATTTAAAAATCGTAAAAAAATAAATTTTTTTACTTCTGTCAAAGAAGCTTTTTTGCATGCTAAAAATAAAGCAAATGATAACGATTTAATTTTTATCAGTGGAAGTACATTTGTTGTATCAGAGATACTACTAGATACTAGTATATTATAA
- the aroC gene encoding chorismate synthase, whose translation MAGNVFGNLFRVSTFGESHGTALGGIIDGCPAGIKLNLQEVQYELNRRKPGQSSIVTQRNESDEVNFLSGIFNNKTTGTPIGFIIYNKDHKSDDYSHIREVYRPSHSDLTYEKKYGIRDYRGGGRSSARETTCRVVAGAIAKQLIQNITITSYVSSVGDISIKKSYKELNLSRESIERSPIRCPDPDTAEKMISKIKKIKNQGDTIGGIITCVVKNVPIGIGEPIFEKLHAELGKAMLSINAVKGFEYGSGFYGTHLTGSQHNDLFQTDGTTKTNLSGGIQGGISNGMDIYFRIAFKPVATIMKKQKTIDQNGNLIFIEGKGRHDPCVLPRAVPIVESMTALVLADYWMYNKLSKYSSVSN comes from the coding sequence ATGGCAGGAAATGTTTTTGGAAATTTATTTCGAGTTAGTACTTTTGGTGAAAGTCATGGAACAGCTTTAGGTGGAATTATTGATGGATGTCCAGCTGGAATAAAATTAAATCTTCAAGAAGTTCAGTATGAATTAAATAGAAGAAAACCTGGACAATCATCTATAGTTACTCAAAGAAATGAATCTGATGAAGTCAATTTTTTATCTGGAATATTTAATAATAAAACCACAGGAACTCCTATAGGTTTTATTATTTATAACAAAGATCATAAATCAGATGATTACAGTCATATTCGAGAAGTTTATCGTCCATCGCATTCAGATTTGACATACGAAAAAAAATATGGAATAAGGGATTATAGAGGAGGAGGACGCTCTTCCGCAAGAGAAACAACATGTAGAGTTGTGGCTGGTGCAATTGCAAAGCAATTAATACAAAATATTACAATAACGTCTTATGTTTCATCTGTCGGAGATATATCTATCAAAAAATCTTATAAAGAATTAAATTTATCTAGAGAATCAATAGAAAGAAGTCCTATAAGATGTCCAGATCCAGATACTGCGGAAAAAATGATATCAAAAATCAAAAAAATAAAAAATCAAGGAGATACTATAGGAGGAATTATCACTTGTGTTGTTAAAAACGTTCCTATAGGAATAGGAGAACCTATTTTTGAAAAATTACATGCTGAACTAGGAAAAGCTATGCTTTCAATTAATGCAGTAAAAGGATTTGAATATGGAAGTGGATTTTATGGAACTCATCTTACAGGATCTCAACACAATGATTTATTTCAAACAGATGGAACTACAAAAACAAATTTATCCGGAGGAATACAAGGAGGAATTTCAAATGGAATGGATATTTATTTTAGAATTGCATTTAAACCTGTAGCTACAATCATGAAAAAACAAAAAACTATAGATCAAAACGGAAATTTGATTTTTATAGAAGGAAAAGGCAGACATGATCCTTGTGTTTTACCTCGTGCCGTTCCTATTGTTGAGTCTATGACCGCTTTAGTTTTAGCAGATTATTGGATGTATAATAAATTGTCTAAATATTCTTCCGTTTCAAATTGA
- the glnS gene encoding glutamine--tRNA ligase codes for MEKIIEEDIKNGFPIKKIKFRFPPEPNGYLHIGHVKAICLNFELSKKYQSPINLRFDDTNPIVENKNFIDSIKKDILFLGFNWDHESYASDYFHKLYEWAIKLIIENKAYVDDQSQNIIQLQRKNPLEIGINSIYRNRSTDENLFLFEKMKNGFFQEGSCVLRAKINMSSPNMNMRDPIMYRILQRKHHKTGYKWCIYPTYDWTHGLCDYIEQISHSLCSLEFENRRPLYNWYLDQICIDKKNQIIPKQIEFSRLNLSHTITSKRKIQYLIEKNIIQSWDDPRILTISGLRRRGYTSIALKNFIHKIGITKRNNIIDISFLEFCIREHLNQIASRVMVVLHPIKLIIDNYLNTTEWVEAENNPENNNYGSRKVPFSKFIYIEKDDFLEKEEKNFFRLCIGKEVRLKNAYIIKANYVIKNSKGKIKEIHCTYDPKSKSGKKNQIEEKGRVKSTLHWVSIKHFFPIKINLYNPLFLKKNPDIDTFHKYMNPKSKNQIIAYAEPFLKKAKKGDHFQFQRIGYFYVDNEKNEIVFNKTVSIKNQWKKVIKNFL; via the coding sequence ATTGAAAAAATTATAGAGGAAGATATAAAAAATGGATTTCCTATAAAAAAAATTAAATTTCGTTTTCCTCCTGAACCTAATGGATATCTTCATATTGGTCATGTAAAAGCTATATGTTTAAATTTTGAATTAAGTAAAAAATATCAATCTCCAATTAATTTAAGATTTGATGATACTAATCCTATAGTAGAAAACAAAAATTTTATAGATTCCATAAAAAAAGATATCCTTTTTCTAGGTTTCAATTGGGATCATGAAAGTTATGCTTCAGATTATTTTCATAAACTTTATGAATGGGCTATAAAATTAATTATAGAAAATAAAGCTTATGTAGATGATCAATCTCAAAATATAATCCAATTACAAAGGAAAAATCCCTTAGAAATTGGTATTAATAGTATTTACAGAAATAGATCTACAGATGAGAATCTGTTTCTTTTCGAAAAAATGAAAAACGGATTTTTTCAAGAAGGATCTTGTGTTTTAAGAGCTAAAATCAATATGAGTTCTCCAAATATGAATATGCGAGATCCAATTATGTATAGAATTTTACAAAGAAAACATCACAAAACTGGATATAAATGGTGTATATACCCTACTTATGACTGGACACATGGATTATGTGATTATATAGAACAAATATCTCATTCATTATGTTCTTTAGAATTTGAAAACAGACGTCCATTATATAATTGGTATTTAGATCAAATTTGTATTGATAAAAAAAATCAAATTATCCCCAAACAAATAGAATTTTCAAGATTAAATTTAAGCCATACTATAACTAGTAAGAGAAAAATTCAATATTTAATTGAAAAAAATATTATTCAATCTTGGGATGATCCTCGTATACTCACAATATCAGGGTTACGTCGTAGAGGATACACTTCTATTGCTTTAAAAAATTTTATTCACAAAATAGGAATAACAAAAAGAAACAATATAATTGATATATCTTTTCTTGAATTTTGTATTAGAGAACATTTAAATCAAATAGCTTCTAGAGTTATGGTAGTTTTACATCCAATTAAATTAATTATTGATAATTATTTAAATACTACTGAATGGGTAGAAGCAGAAAATAATCCAGAAAATAATAATTACGGAAGCAGAAAAGTTCCATTTTCCAAATTTATATATATTGAAAAAGATGATTTCCTAGAAAAAGAAGAAAAAAATTTTTTTCGTCTTTGTATTGGAAAAGAAGTAAGATTAAAAAATGCTTATATCATAAAAGCGAATTATGTCATCAAAAATTCAAAAGGAAAAATAAAAGAAATACATTGTACTTATGATCCTAAAAGTAAATCTGGTAAAAAAAATCAAATTGAAGAAAAAGGAAGAGTGAAAAGCACCTTACACTGGGTCTCTATAAAACATTTTTTTCCCATAAAAATTAATTTATATAATCCTCTTTTTTTAAAGAAAAATCCAGATATAGATACTTTTCATAAATATATGAATCCTAAATCAAAAAATCAAATTATAGCTTATGCGGAACCTTTTTTAAAAAAGGCTAAAAAGGGAGACCATTTTCAATTCCAAAGAATTGGCTATTTTTATGTAGATAATGAAAAAAATGAAATTGTTTTCAATAAAACGGTATCTATAAAAAATCAATGGAAAAAAGTGATAAAAAATTTTTTATAA